A window of the Gasterosteus aculeatus chromosome 21, fGasAcu3.hap1.1, whole genome shotgun sequence genome harbors these coding sequences:
- the LOC120811507 gene encoding neoverrucotoxin subunit alpha translates to MFKGLKLWDNETLQGKTTKKFQPSSDFDIIESDSIDTKSSRMEVDASLKVSVLSGLIEVGGSAHYLNDHKEFKNQSRLTGQYKSTTHLEQLSLTDLMTLVDHQRDVINKSSATHIVTGILYGANAFFVFDSEKLDSSRVQEIGGSMKAMMTKIPVLSAEAQVSTKLTKEEKDLSAKFSCHFFGDFNLQSLPLTFEEAVKTFGQLPQLLGENGEKAVPMKVWLMPLTTLYPEAPELKSEIHSGLVGKIQHTLEDLREIQMRSNESLKDRVVQNFPHITEELDTFQKLCHLYRSNLQRTMKEKLPSIREGIEDESSLEKTIDNRDKSPFSQEKLLKWLNYKEREINIIKSCVETMEGTKIVKNQSELDREVLNGDVDDVLCFVFTSTKRGDTYLDEMATYLDTPMKGSTTEDEWFYSDEVWTSMRVKAKAFQDFSKAKKNNNRIRFLIAVIPNEAYKGATIYHYKQGILDRTDLSGLGPYPEIITDRRDLIRYACDLTLDPNTVQNDLVLSDGNKKVTYGTGHQYPANPERFVNWLQVLCREGLSGRHYWEVETSNASHKKWVYLTVAYKTIGRNGSGSDVKFGGNALLWSFGQEGSNAEHVLRAWHNGKVWQSPPPSGGCSTLGVYLDWPAGSLSFYKVFSNTLTHLYTFHTEFTEPVYPGFHVAYKGNYTYLRPLE, encoded by the exons ATGTTTAAAGGTTTGAAGTTATGGGATAATGAAACTCTACAAGGGAAGACGACTAAAAAGTTCCAACCCAGCAGTGATTTTGACATTATTGAATCTGACTCCATTGATACCAAGTCCTCTCGGATGGAGGTTGATGCTTCTCTGAAGGTCAGTGTTCTCTCTGGACTGATTGAAGTGGGAGGATCTGCTCACTACCTGAACGATCACAAAGAATTCAAGAATCAGAGCAGACTGACTGGTCAGTACAAATCTACAACCCACTTGGAACAGTTGTCATTGACTGACCTGATGACCTTAGTGGACCATCAAAGGGACGTTATTAACAagagctctgcaacacacatagTCACGGGCATCCTTTATGGGGCCAatgctttctttgtgtttgacagtGAAAAGTTAGACAGCAGCAGGGTTCAAGAAATCGGGGGCAGCATGAAAGCTATGATGACAAAGATCCCTGTATTAAGTGCTGAGGCCCAAGTGAGCACCAAACtgacaaaggaagaaaaagacctGAGTGCGAAGTTTTCCTGCCATTTCTTTGGAGACTTCAACCTTCAAAGCCTCCCTTTAACATTTGAAGAAGCAGTGAAGACCTTTGGACAACTTCCACAGTTACTGGGGGAAAATGGAGAGAAAGCTGTCCCAATGAAGGTCTGGCTGATGCCATTGACTACTTTATATCCAGAAGCTCCTGAGCTGAAGAGTGAgatccacagtggactggtggGAAAGATACAGCATACTCTTGAAGATTTGAGGGAAATCCAAATGAGAAGCAACGAATCTCTTAAAGACAGAGTGGTACAGAACTTTCCACATATTACAGAAGAGTTAGACACTTTCCAGAAGTTGTGTCACCTCTATAGATCAAACCTCCAGAGGACCATGAAGGAAAAACTCCCCTCCATCCGTGAAGGTATAGAAGATGAGAGCTCATTAGAAAAAACCATTGACAACAGAGACAAGTCCCCTTTCAGTCAAGAAAAACTACTCAAGTGGCTGAATTATAAGGAGAGAGAAATCAACATCATCAAATCCTGTGTGGAGACCATGGAGGGAACAAAGATTGTCAAAAATCAGTCCGAGCTCGACCGAGAGGTTCTTAATGGAGATGTAGATGATGTTTTGTGCTTCGTTTTCACCTCCACCAAACGGGGCGACACTTACCTTGATGAGATGGCCACATATTTGGACACTCCTATGAAGGGGAGCACCACTGAAGACGAGTGGTTCTACTCAGATGAAGTCTGGACCTCTATGAGAGTCAAAGCCAAAGCGTTCCAAGACTTTAGCAAAGCAAAGAAGAACAACAACCGGATCCGTTTCCTTATCGCGGTCATTCCAAATGAGGCATACAAAGGAGCAACTATCTACCATTACAAGCAGGGCATTCTGGACAGAACAGATTTATCAGGACTTGGCCCTTATCCAGAAAtaatcacagacagaagagatcTGATCCGGT ATGCCTGTGATCTCACCCTGGACCCAAACACTGTCCAGAATGACCTTGTTCTGTCTGATGGAAACAAGAAGGTAACATATGGAACAGGTCATCAATATCCTGCTAATCCAGAGAGGTTTGTGAATTGGCTTCAGGTGTTGTGCCGAGAGGGTTTATCTGGGCGCCATTACTGGGAGGTAGAGACAAGTAATGCTTCACATAAAAAATGGGTTTATTTAACTGTTGCATACAAGACCATTGGAAGAAACGGAAGTGGTTCAGATGTAAAATTTGGAGGTAATGCTCTATTGTGGTCTTTTGGCCAGGAGGGTTCAAATGCAGAACACGTACTTCGCGCATGGCACAATGGAAAGGTGTGgcagtctcctcctccctctggtgGCTGCTCCACACTCGGTGTGTATCTGGACTGGCCTGCAGGCAGTCTGTCCTTCTACAAAGTCTTCtccaacacactgacacacctcTACACCTTTCACACCGAATTCACTGAGCCCGTGTACCCAGGCTTCCACGTTGCATATAAAGGCAACTACACTTACCTGCGTCCTCTTGAATAG
- the hhatlb gene encoding hedgehog acyltransferase like, b, which yields MGIKAALPKYEIYFYNTVLCLALFWASSWILDLSSSSANRKTFKTSVKPGWYYFGRKMDTADFEWMMWFSTFKEHILFALSGHVLFAKIGSMLAPQYRSLVYMVYGLLAVWTSMGWTYVTLILSHCILLYSISLVKIRWLCFVAGLCTLATFKCEPFVSWQAGFVEGDFELRHVLFYGGCGFTIMRCMSFALENCERKEGNYNILELLKYNFYLPFFYFGPIMTFDKFYIQANKPELTRKEGDMWNIRLQGLIQLASIIVVDVLFHFLYILTIPSDLKLLKHASDWALVGLAYFNLVYDWVKAAIMFGVINTVSRLDHLDPPNPPKCITMLYVFAETHFDRGINEWLCKYVYDHLGGKHDNVVDELVATLCTFGVTILWLGPCPAVLVWAFFNCFGLNFELWTARFFSMEPFASLEAAMPEATSRRIRAVFNTLNFWSIVLYNILALNSLDFAKLVAKRLLLKGFPITTITAMFVTYCLIQVIKERERRLALIDDPDPLPPAPLQSAATAAATPAAAPAAPPGAAQPVADPSKEKAE from the exons ATGGGGATCAAAGCCGCGCTTCCCAAATATGAGATCTATTTCTACAACACGGTGCTTTGTCTGGCCCTCTTCTGGGCCTCCAGCTGGATCCTTGACCTGTCCAGTT CCAGTGCAAACAGAAAAACTTTTAAAACCAGCGTGAAGCCGGGATGGTACTACTTTGGGAGGAAGATG GATACGGCTGACTTTGAGTGGATGATGTGGTTTTCCACCTTCAAGGAGCACATCCTGTTTGCTCTCTCTGGCCATGTGCTGTTCGCTAAGATCGGCTCCATGTTGGCTCCGCAG TACCGGTCCCTGGTGTACATGGTGTACGGGCTGCTGGCCGTGTGGACCAGCATGGGCTGGACCTACGTCACCCTCATCCTGTCCCACTGCATTCTGCTCTACAGCATCTCCTTGGTGAAAATACGCTGGCTCTGCTTTGTCGCCGGCCTTTGCACGCTCGCCACGTTCAAGTGTGAACCCTTCGTGTCCTGGCAG GCAGGCTTTGTGGAGGGTGACTTTGAGCTACGTCATGTTCTCTTCTACGGAGGTTGTGGGTTTACAATCATGCGCTGCATGAGCTTTGCGCTGGAGAACTGCGAGAGGAAAGAGGGAAACTACAACATCCTGGAGCTGCTCAAGTACAACTTCTACCTCCCCTTCTTCTATTTCGGGCCCATCATGACATTTGATAAGTTTTATATTCAG gCCAACAAGCCGGAGCTGACCAGGAAAGAGGGGGACATGTGGAACATCCGTCTGCAGGGCCTGATTCAACTCGCATCCATCATTGTAGTGGACGTCCTCTTCCACTTCCTGTACATCCTCACCATCCCCTCCGACCTGAAGCTGCTGAAGCATGCGTCTGACTGGGCTCTAG TGGGACTAGCCTACTTTAACCTGGTGTATGACTGGGTAAAAGCCGCCATCATGTTTGGAGTCATAAACACGGTGTCCAGACTGGATCATCTGGACCCTCCCAACCCGCCAAAATGCATCACCATGCTCTACGTGTTTGCGGAAAC TCATTTTGACAGAGGGATCAACGAGTGGCTGTGCAA GTACGTGTACGATCACCTGGGTGGGAAACATGACAACGTGGTGGACGAGCTGGTGGCCACACTGTGCACGTTCGGCGTCACCATCCTGTGGCTGGGGCCCTGCCCGGCGGTGCTGGTCTGGGCTTTCTTCAACTGTTTTGGCCTCAACTTTGAGCTGTGGACAGCCAGGTTCTTCTCCATGGAGCCCTTTGCTTCGCTTGAG GCGGCCATGCCAGAAGCAACATCCCGCCGGATCAGAGCCGTCTTCAATACTTTAAACTTCTGGAGCATTGTGTTGTACAACATCCTGGCCTTGAACAGTTTGGACTTCGCCAAGCTGGTTGCAAAGCGGCTGCTTCTTaaag GCTTCCCTATAACCACTATCACCGCCATGTTTGTGACCTACTGCCTGATTCAAGTGatcaaggagagggagaggaggct